A genomic region of Papaver somniferum cultivar HN1 chromosome 7, ASM357369v1, whole genome shotgun sequence contains the following coding sequences:
- the LOC113295738 gene encoding uncharacterized protein LOC113295738, producing MALYLDRMRELVNEFDQFSIGQRPRLENRHADALAYLFFAVDTDTTRFVVVDFQELPSISDSHFVMALEHASEGEMVTTSAQEDIGNLDRNMDVDNPVIDDSGSSADNASDWRQPYIRYLTTSELPEDEHLASKVKKNACIYLIIEGQLYRKPVALEPFLRCISGEEGRQILAEAHEGICGNHSGGRSLARRILTQGYLWTYMLKDAKEYAQKYMPCQEHAPIPKRPANELYDVKKFIWENIVCRFGIPHELVSDNGKQFDSGVIKNFCKNLSIRHNFSAPYYAQSNGQAESTNRVIMDNLKKMLEKEKGKWTEEFPGVLWSYRTTPKRYIGFSPFILTYGTEAVIPTEVHLKTTKTHVVDYGNNESILALDKKLLEEQRETALQQLVRYQQAIKLSYDRKVKERAFMLGEYVLKKTRAATMEPNC from the exons ATGGCCTTATATTTAGATCGTATGAGAGAGCTGGTAAATGAATTCGACCAATTCTCTATTGGGCAGCGACCACGGTTGGAAAACAGACACGCAGACGCTTTAGCATATCTGTTTTTTGCAGTCGATACTGACACCACTCGTTTCGTTGTAGTGGATTTCCAAGAGTTACCTAGCATCTCCGACAGCCACTTTGTTATGGCTCTCGAACACGCTAGTGAGGGAGAGATGGTAACTACTTCAGCACAGGAAGATATAGGAAACCTTGACCGCAATATGGATGTTGACAATCCAGTGATAGACGATTCAGGCAGTTCTGCTGATAACGCTTCAGACTGGCGTCAACCTTATATTCGGTATTTGACAACCAGTGAACTCCCAGAAGATGAGCATCTCGCTTCAAAAGTGAAAAAGAATGCATGCATATATTTAATAATCGAGGGACAGTTATATCGCAAACCTGTAGCTTTGGAGCCATTTTTACGATGCATATCAGGCGAGGAAGGACGACAGATATTGGCGGAGGctcatgaaggaatatgtggAAACCATTCTGGAGGGCGCAGTCTCGCGCGTAGGATACTTACCCAGGGGTACTTATGGACATACATGCTGAAAGACGCTAAAGAGTACGCACAGAAGTATATGCCATGCCAAGAGCACGCTCCAATTCCTAAAAGGCCCGCCAACGAGCT GTACGACGTAAAAAAGTTCATATGGGAGAACATCGTCTGCAGATTCGGAATCCCACACGAGTTAGTGTCAGACAATGGAAAGCAGTTCGACTCTGGAGTGATCAAAAACTTCTGCAAGAACCTGAGCATTCGCCACAACTTCTCTGCTCCGTATTATGCTCAGAGCAATGGGCAGGCAGAATCGACGAATCGTGTTATTATGGACAACCTCAAGAAAATGTTGGAGAAGGAAAAGGGAAAATGGACAGAAGAGTTTCCAGGAGTCTTATGGTCTTACCGAACGACCCCAAAAAGATACATTGGATTCTCCCCGTTCATACTGACTTATGGAACAGAGGCAGTCATACCCACTGAAGTACACCTGAAGACCACTAAGACCCATGTTGTCGATTATGGAAACAATGAAAGCATACTGGCTTTGGATAAAAAGCTGCTggaagaacaaagagaaacagCCTTGCAGCAGTTGGTTCGATATCAACAGGCAATCAAGCTGAGTTACGACCGAAAGGTCAAAGAACGAGCATTTATGCTAGGGGAGTATGTTTTGAAGAAAACTCGAGCAGCCACAATGGAACCAAACTGTTGA